The region ATATCATactggaaataaaaacaaaaacaacaaaaacaatgttcCCCCTAGTTTTCAAGGGCAATTAAATGACCACTTTAAAAACAtaatcgagagagagagagagagagagagagagagagagagagagagagagagagagagagagagagagagaaagagagagagaaagagagagagaaagagagagagagaaagagagagagacgccAATACAGTGCGTGCTTGCCATAGTTGCCCGAGTGGGTGGGTcgctgcaggaaaaaaaaaaagactcttcTATCTCCCCTGTGCGTCCCGCTAAAAACGCCCCCTGGCCACCGGTGCTCGCCGGAACCAATTAACGTCCACCTCCGGCGACATCAACGAGCACGCGCTTTCTTCCCTCCCGGGCCGCCGGAGCACGCAAACGAACACCTTTAGGCATCGCCCCTAGCTGGGTGGGTGGGCCGCAACCGAAGCGTCGCACGAATTCGGAGTGGAGCGAGTGAGTGCGGAATggccgagcagcagcagcaagaggaggaggaggggatgAGGTCGCCCAACACGCCGGTGCCTGGTGGCTCGCCGACGGGCAAAGCGCTGTCCCTTGCCCGGCTGCTTCAATATGAATGTTCCCGCTTGCTCCAGTTATACGTGAGTCTCGATCATTTAGATATCCACCGTAATATAAATCGTACCTTCATTGTCATGCTTGATTTTGGTACGGTTCACTTAACGGTACGTTTCTACTTGGAATTACTACTGTGGGTTGCTGCGTGGGACTGCAATGCATCACGTAGTAATAAAGCAGACCAGCTAGgtaaatgtattttaaatataGGCCTCAGTTTTATTGCCATGGCACAGAGAAAATTAAATATTCATATATTGaatattcaattttttaaaatagaaatgtattaaatcattttttttaatttatatcaacaatttagttttaatttgattttgtgtttttttttgcatttttgtaaATAGTACATTGCTTTTTGGAAAGACTTGAAGAGGGGTGTTAATTACTTTTAAATGATAATTTGGGTTTATTTGACATGTAATTCAATATTTGTATTCTCTATATCTACAATTTTTCTTCTGTAATTCAATATTTGTATTCTCTATATCTACAATTTTTCTTTTGAGGAATAATGGAACGGGGtgcattaaataattaaatacaaaatatctatgttttatttttatatatttttgtgttgtgtgttcttttattattatggttaaatatttttaaatataaattatatacaattactttttttaaattcagtttttctGTGTTATATCTGTCCTGATGCGGCcagctgtacaaaaaaaaatcagtcgaCTAAATTTAAATGACTGTAATTCTAAATTATAATTTCAAGAAaggaaataatttttaaaaatagatttatttttttcattcatctttGGAAGTTGTCGTCTGAAGGTGTCGCCATGGAGATTTTGTCTAAATGCATCTGGATGCACGTACTACGTCCTAGATGCTTGTGACTATTGTCCTTCATTCAGGGCCGTCTCTATCTCAGGCCATTCAATCAATCGCAACCGGACTGCTCCGATTTTCTTAGAAGACGTTTCATCTCTCATCTGTGAAGGCTTTGGATTAGAACAGGGGATGCTAAATTGTGAGTTGTTTGAGTTGTTGGCCAAGCATGACCGTGAAAACGCTCGGTTGGGCCCTACGTGTCCTGTGCGCATCAGGATGCGGATAGTCATCAAACTAACGGCGAGCCACCACCCATTTCCATCTATGGTCTCCAGCCTCCCTAATGGATTGTGTATTTTTGTGCCCGGGCTTTGCTGACACAATCCATCTAATAATCAATACAACTGTGAAATCACAACCGCTTCCAGACGGAGCAGGAGACCTTCTTGTCGGAGCTGCCCGCCGAAGGTGGCCGCATGGTGTCCCTGGGCTCGAGCACAGAAGAGCCAGACCCGGAAGAGGCAGCACGGCGGATGCACGCCGCCCTGCGCCAGTGCCTGGGCCTTCTGCACTGTGCCATCGCCCGGGCCGAGGAGGAGTGGGGCGAGGGGGAGAGCGACTACGAAACCCTGCGCTACACCGTCCGAATCCGGTTGGAGCATTTACTTCACACCACCAAAAACCTGCTGCAGACGGACGATGTCGCACTGGAAGTCACCCCGGATATCCGGTGTGATGAGGTAGAGACTTTATGTTCATACACTCGTTCGTCCAACAGTGGAGCAATCTGACCACCCACAATTTTTGAGTAGGCAAGTACTTGTTCCACAGAATTGTTGATTGACCACCAACAGCGTTATGATCTTAATTGAACACATGCACTACAAAACAATCAGATCAAAAATGTGAGTGACTATTTGCTGTCTTGTGGCTAGGAAACTGATGGAAGCGGGGGAGCTTTCCAGCTCAAACTGTGGACGCATCGTGTGCTGCTGGAGCTGGTCCACTGGGCCGACCACGCCACGCAGGCTCTACACGTTCTCCACACGCAGCGGGAAGGAGCGCAGGACGTCTAAAGTGGCGAATGATTTCACTCCACACTAACCACCGGCATCCCCTCATTGTGAGGAATTGGACAGTGGCGGTTCCTTTTTTACAACACAACTCCATCATTTGATTTACTTCCAAACCATCACAATAATGTTCAACTTTGATTGTGCATTTTTACAGTGGtagaatatccatccatccattttctgtgacgggggtcgcgggagcctatcccagcagtcatcgggacaccctgaaccggttgccagccaatcgcaaggcacacagacacaaacaaccatctgcatttgcactcacacctacgggcaatttagagtgctcaattaGCCGACCGTGCATATTTTTGGGATATGGGAGAAAACCGGAGTgttcggagaaaacccacgcaggcacggggagaacatgcaaacgccacacagggcGAGCCGgaagtggaattgaacccgcactctctgaactgtgaggcggacgtgctaaccagcgcGTCATGTGGTAGAATATGTGTATTGTTAATCACATTTAATACATGTGTCCATCCCCCCAAATTCTAGTCGGACCACCCGCATCATTTTGACATGATTCATAACGCAGCATTTTGCGTGACGCTGTCAAAAGTGGTTTGAATTGAACAATCAGtatatttttattcatatttcatGATTTGTTCTCTCCCACAAAAAACGAAATCAACAGTCACTGTCCAAGACCTGTGGAACAACACGCTGCTTCACTAACCACTAAGCTCCTTTAATAAGGCCCGGCTTTGCCCAGGCGGTATTTCCTCCGCGAGTGCTAAAATGACCTCCAGTTGGCCATTGTTTGCTGTGACGCTCGTGTGCGGTGACCCACTTTCCAAACATACTGCGTGtaatttattctatttattagaAGATATTTAACACTAACAAACTAACTGCTAGATGTAGCCAAAAGAATACCTGAATGACTGACAAACTGtgactgtccccccccccccctcgcaatGATTCCAGAATGGACggacttcattgtttttttatggTTTGCTCCTGATGTACTACTTGAATGTGCTGCTACTGTACACTTTTGGAACCACCAGAGGTTTCCCAACCTCAGGGGTCAGAGATCCAAAATGAGCGTGGATCAATTTTTATTGAGTCATGAGAAATAAATCACGTTCAAAAATCTTACTATGGTGTTATTGATGTTTTGAAGAAAAGTAATCGTGTTGCCAAATCATATTAACATGTTTTTGCAAAGTATTTTTCaagaattctttttaataagtGGTCATAAGAAATTTTGagtaatgaattttttttttcatatttcaagTACTAGGTAAGTTACAATTGAGTCAAATTACAAACAATTTGTAAAATCATGACAAAAGTTGCGTTTATGGGCTTTATCACGTTGCAGGATTTTTTCTAGATTTTTGAaacgactcttttttttttttccccccgactGTCCCGTTacgagaattattattatttttcttttgcgaAAGTGCTCCATCTGAACAGTACTCACACTCCCCTTCGAAATGATGTTGCGCGCATGCGCATTAAGCCTGAACACCCCCCACCGACAAGGGAGGAGGGAGCGCGGAGACGGACTGGAGGGAAGCACTGGCTGGCAGTCCTAATGGCGGAGAATGTGCGCTCGCCTTTCGACTACCGGGAGCCACCGACACTCGACAGCGACGGGGATGGCAGCAAACCGCCGCCTCCTCGGGGGTGAGTGGCTCCGCTCGGGCCTGCGTTTTGCGCCATTCCCTCCTCAGATTTTACGGGGCTTTGTTAGCTTGGCTCTATCTCCACTCAACGCAGGCGCGCGTTCTactccccaccccctccccttctcTCCCTTCTGATGTGTGATTTTGTGAGAAAAGCAACCATTTAAGGTTTTTTTTGTGAGTCGCGGGGGTACCGCGCCTCTCGTGGCCGTTGCTTGACGCCTCTTTCCGGTCAGAGTGCGGGCCCCCGGCCCGGTTAGCCGTCATGTTTTGACGCGACGGTGAAGCTAACTGGTTAGCCGTGGTGTTAGCATCAACATCGCAGTGGGAGCATCAGCTGGACACTGGCTGAATTCGAGCTGATCCCAGATCAGTTGAACTTGAGaccgaaccccccccccccccccacacacacacacacacacacactaaaatcatcataatcatcaccgtcgtcgtcgtcagcagcagcatcatcGTCATTGTCATTATAATGACTGCAACGCCAAAGCATGCATGCAGAAATCATCTCGAAAGCACATGTCTTTAATATGGAGGAATGAACCAAGTTTAATCTCTTCTAACTCTCCTTTGGGGGTCATATAAAACCCATTCAGCGCTTAAACCCACTGCTTGGTTGTAGGTCACATTAAACCACATCGCTTATTGTTTTCTACTCGTCAAACTATCCaacatttatttagataatattacaacagggctcgaaactaacgattgcccgattgcccggggcaagtagcgatggcagacgggcaagtagaatttttcctcacttgcccgaacttgccctgccataataccatgttttcaagctgtaaaaagacaattttgtgcataatttctcgcaacatctgccgcttctggtccgacattttgttttctagggagcggttagtttctcgtgtaagtctgcaatacattgataacggcaaagcgcttcgtaattaaatgcatgctcccttacccgtccctggctcttctgcgcctgcgcaccagcagagcttgtttccggttggcggatacgaaggcatatgaaggcaaaacttatagtgttgtcttttttattgcaaaaatgtgtcgggcaagtaaaaatccactccaaaaaaattcgggcaagtaaaattttgtttcgggcaagtaaaatgttctctaacttgcccgagggcaacttgggcaaaaaataagcttcgagccctgtacaAGCACAGATCATTCAAATCAAAGTTTTGACATAAATCATCCAAAGGTATTTTACAGCAGCATTCAGTCgtttattttaaagaaaaaagttgTGTATTGTTGGAGAAATCacagctgttgttgtttttccagccGCGTTTGCGGGAGGAAGCGCAAGGGGACGCCGGTGAAGGTGTGTGACCGAGCGTACGTGACggaagatgaggaggacgaGAGCATGTCTGAGCACAGCTACAGCCCAGGTCAGTACACACACGCAGACTCTTCATCTATTTAGTCCCTCAGGGATGTCACGATCAATCATCGCAATTCGCCCGACAAATTTTGTTTAAATTCAAAGTTACAACAACCTCACAAAATCCAGGTGTGACTTCCT is a window of Syngnathus typhle isolate RoL2023-S1 ecotype Sweden linkage group LG1, RoL_Styp_1.0, whole genome shotgun sequence DNA encoding:
- the cntf gene encoding ciliary neurotrophic factor — translated: MAEQQQQEEEEGMRSPNTPVPGGSPTGKALSLARLLQYECSRLLQLYTEQETFLSELPAEGGRMVSLGSSTEEPDPEEAARRMHAALRQCLGLLHCAIARAEEEWGEGESDYETLRYTVRIRLEHLLHTTKNLLQTDDVALEVTPDIRCDEETDGSGGAFQLKLWTHRVLLELVHWADHATQALHVLHTQREGAQDV